In a single window of the Elaeis guineensis isolate ETL-2024a chromosome 8, EG11, whole genome shotgun sequence genome:
- the LOC105049391 gene encoding protein CPR-5 produces MRNFSPAKIEKIATPQPCIDASLGLNLPSFPSLSPFPFVSSSQKLFLSLANLYSNSPLLSFPPRLPSPLPFALRLVPPLLSAPMESRVSILSPCSSAQSRPKTREDAGAAEGRNARELGGVGDPIAAQPLRRRPLGKGKGVRVSTSKAKTVPKDAASSSCSSSSSSSAASRPRQLQTRGVRLRSRWRSPWASPGARRGDDEDLQDLALPLGMSFAAVVAHVLDGKTALGDRIPVDRLSMICTSAVKASVTNIYGDRFECFLRNFEKSFGSTLKTLRLINETSTIEQGNTSSSLINSSCDSAPILDIPEAPNTIEEFQENPSLNSMNQLVLHGHITQQLAHVSHGVANPGLNQSILNTFERSIMEKTRSNDLKAVELGLIMKKLQMKQSQLALNSYANLLEKIKICMGISKASFKEEKLRNQIQDMKHAELLKRCIDLLVTGLIIMSGFLLYGASIYSYQRITEATSACTSTFKESRSWWIPKPVASFSSGWLMLRCHFVALTRMSFGILMILAIAYLLFQRSAMSGPTMPVTFILLLLGGVCGFAGKFCVDTLGGNGYCWLLYWEVLCLLHFFASVFPSTFYHILYGPVSVSQGAKVIRLPYWIRRYTFYGILLLVLPTLSGLLPFASIHDWKDHFSEKIMLWSLGNESEV; encoded by the exons ATGCGTAATTTCAGCCcagcaaaaattgaaaaaattgcaACTCCGCAACCGTGTATCGACGCGTCCCTTGGACTCAACCTTCcctccttcccctctctctctccctttccctTCGTCTCAAGTTCTCAGAAATTATTCCTTTCCCTCGCTAATTTATATTCGAATTCCCCGCTTCTGTCCTTCCCTCCCcgcctcccctctcctctcccttTCGCTCTTCGACTCGTCCCTCCCCTTCTTTCCGCGCCCATGGAATCCCGCGTCTCAATTCTCTCCCCTTGCTCATCCGCCCAATCTCGTCCCAAAACCCGGGAGGACGCCGGAGCGGCGGAGGGCCGCAACGCCCGAGAACTAGGCGGCGTCGGAGATCCCATTGCCGCCCAGCCTCTGCGGCGGCGGCCTCTCGGCAAGGGAAAGGGGGTTAGGGTTTCTACCTCCAAGGCCAAAACCGTGCCAAAGGATGccgcttcttcttcttgttcgtcTTCCTCGTCGTCTTCTGCCGCCTCCCGTCCCCGCCAGCTGCAGACGAGAGGGGTGCGCCTGAGGAGCAGATGGCGAAGCCCGTGGGCGTCTCCGGGTGCGCGGCGCGGCGATGATGAGGATCTCCAAGATCTTGCTCTTCCGCTTGGAATGTCTTTCGCCGCTGTGGTTGCTCAT GTTTTGGATGGGAAGACTGCCTTAGGGGACAGGATACCAGTAGATCGACTTTCCATG ATCTGCACTTCAGCAGTGAAAGCATCTGTAACAAAT ATATATGGTGACAGATTTGAATGTTTCTTGAGAAACTTTGAAAAATCATTTGGCAGCACTTTGAAGACCCTTCGGCTAATTAATGAAACATCCACTATTGAGCAAGGAAATACTAGTAGTTCACTTATCAATAGCAGCTGTGATAGTGCACCTATCTTGGATATTCCTGAAGCCCCCAACACCATTGAAGAGTTTCAAGAGAATCCATCATTGAATTCCATGAATCAACTTGTTCTTCACGGGCATATAACTCAGCAGCTTGCCCATGTTTCTCATGGAGTGGCCAATCCTGGACTAAATCAATCCATTCTGAATACATTTGAGAGATCTATTATGGAAAAGACTCGCTCAAATGATCTCAAGGCAGTTGAGTTAGGTCTAATAATGAAAAAATTGcaaatgaagcaatctcagttagCTCTCAATTCCTATGCAAATTTGTTAGAGAAGATAAAGATATGCATGGGTATCTCAAAAGcttccttcaaagaagagaaACTAAGGAATCAGATCCAGGATATGAAGCATGCAGAACTCCTCAAAAGGTGCATAGACCTTCTTGTCACTGGCTTAATTATCATGTCTGGCTTCCTTTTATATGGAGCATCCATCTATTCATACCAACGCATCACGGAGGCAACATCAGCCTGCACATCCACCTTTAAA GAGTCTAGATCTTGGTGGATCCCAAAGCCAGTGGCATCTTTCAGTTCAGGCTGGCTTATGCTGAGATGTCACTTTGTAGCCCTAACCCGTATGTCATTTGGCATATTGATGATTTTGGCAATTGCTTACTTGCTTTTCCAACGTTCAGCAATGTCTGGGCCAACTATGCCTGTGACATTCATTCTCCTGTTGTTAGGAGGTGTTTGTGGTTTTGCTGGAAAGTTTTGTGTTGACACATTAGGGGGAAATGGTTATTGCTGGCTTTTGTATTGGGAGGTTCTCTGTCTGCTTCATTTCTTTGCCAGTGTGTTCCCATCCACTTTTTACCATATTCTTTATGGCCCTGTTTCTGTGTCTCAAGGAGCTAAGGTGATCAGGCTACCATACTGGATCAGGCGATACACATTCTATGGGATCCTGTTACTGGTTCTTCCCACGTTGTCCGGTTTGTTGCCTTTTGCATCTATTCATGACTGGAAGGATCAC